The genomic DNA ACCGCTGTATTTAGTGATGGCTCTTTTTGTTACATTCCTAAAGGGGTCCACTGTCCTATGGAGCTCTCGACCTATTTTCGAATCAATGCCAGCAATACAGGTCAATTTGAGCGGACTTTAATTGTAGCAGAAGAAGATGCTTATGTTAGCTATTTAGAAGGATGTACAGCCCCTATGCGGGATGAGCACCAATTACATGCTGCAGTAGTAGAGATTTATGCTGAAAAAGGAGCCCATGTAAAATATGCTACAGTGCAAAACTGGTATCCAGGCAATGCAGACGGCGTAGGCGGGGTCTATAATTTTGTAACCAAACGAGGCCTTTGTGCCGGCGCGCATGCTAAAATCTCCTGGACACAAGTAGAAACTGGTTCAGCCATTACTTGGAAGTATCCTAGCTGCATTTTAATGGGAGACCATTCAGTTGGTGAATTTTATTCTGTAGCGGTAACCAAAAACAAACAGCAAGCAGATACAGGTACAAAAATGATTCACTTAGGGAAACATACTAAGAGTCGCATTGTAGCCAAGGGCATTGCAGCTGGCCAGTCTAACAATAGTTATAGAGGATTGGTCAAGCTCGCAGCTGGAGCGGCCCATGCCACTAATTTTTCTCAATGCGATTCTTTACTGATGGGCAACAGCTGTGGCGCCCATACTTTTCCTTATATAGAGGTAAAAAACCCAACCGGAAAGGTTGCACATGAAGCCACCACCTCTAAAATTAGTGAAGAGCAACTTTTTTACTGCAACCAACGGGGTATTGATCATGAAAATGCCATTGCGCTTATTGTCAATGGCTACTGCAAAGAAGTACTCAATCAATTGCCTATGGAATTTGCTGTAGAAGCCCAAAAGCTGCTGGCACTTACCCTAGAGGGCAGCGTGGGATAAGGAACACCCATAGAGCACTTTTCGTTTTTGCTTCATTTGTTGTACATCTATTCACTATCTAGCTTTTTTGCAGTATCTATTCACGTCACTGGTTAATAATGAATTGTATTCCACTTTTTTCTTGATAAAAAAGTGGACAAAAAATCAAGCCCTCGGCAAAAAGTTCCGGAACCCACCCCTTACAGATGGAAAAACAGAAGTCGCCCGCTACGCGGGCTTCAAAGGAATCTGTTTTTCCCAATCATCTGCAAGGGGTGGCTTCTATTTCGAAACTTTTTACAGGGGCATTTTATCACTATGGCCATAGTGTTGAACAGATACTTTTTGCACGCTTTGACCGTGGCCATAAATAGTGTACAGCCAGCATGGTTAGACCATTGACCAATACGCAAGGAAAGGTACTACTATCGGTAAACAACAGCGGAGCAACCCATTTGCGCCAAGAGACAACGGACAGTACACCTGCAACCATACCTATTAACGCAGCAAGTGAGCTGCTATGAAAGCCCAAAACAGCTAAAATAAATGGAGCAGCCACTATGGGCATATAAAAACGGTGGAGTACATTCGTCATACGACGTAAAGTAGAAAGGTAGGCACTATTGACGCACAAAATAATAGTTAACGTAGCAATCACAAGTATAGATATATAGGCTACCCTATAATAGTGTCTACAAGAAAGATGACGTCTAAAACGAGCACGTAATAACACAGGTAATATATCATAACTGATCATAACCGCACAGATATGCAACCTAGAATCAGCCGTAGACATAGTAAGCGCTAACAAACACACACAAAGGACTCCCTTGAGTAATGGAGAAGCATGACCCATTATATACTTGAAAATCCCGTTTATTGGTACACTGGATGGTACCCATGCAGCAACAAATGCACCAGCCACTATACAGCACAACATGATGCAAAAACCAATAATACCCGCATATAAAAACACTTTTTTTGCTTGAGAAGGTGTAGAAGACATATACATATGCTGCATGTAACCAGGTTCTATAAAGGCAAATATAACAGCTAAATAGCGAAACATAATTCCTAATTTCGATTGACCAACCAATGAATTATTCCACATATCTTTTTTTAAAAGAAGGGTTTCACTAAGAGGACGGCCTGTTTTTATACAGATAAACCAGGCGAAGAGGCAAAGAAGCACAACAAAAATGGAGAATTGCCATATGTCCGTCAAGACAACCGCACGCGCACCACCGAAAATAGTATAGGCAATCAGCATTACAGTAGCCAGTATAGTAATAATCAATGGATGTACTGAGCTTATGCATCCACTTATAACTTGTGATATAATGTAAACTTGCGTAGCAACAAATGTAATAGAATGACAACAACCCAATAAAGCGGTAATAATCCTTGGATACCTACCATATACACGGCCCATTGTCTCTGTCATGGAGATGTGATAGATAAACTTGGACATCCTCATGCTTAACCCACTAAGAACTAGACAAGGGAGAAGAATACCACCCAATCTCCAACTGAACCAAAATGGCCCAAGAGAAAATTTTGTTAGATGTTCGATCAATGTGGCGCCACCATAATAAGTAGCTAAGGTAGTAGTTACTAAGCTGACTGTAGAAAATTGTCGATCCCCTACAGCATATATTCGAAAATTGGTAAATCTCTTAATAGAGCAACAAACGATCACTGCGGTACACAACAAAAAACTTATTATGGTAAATAACGGAATATCAAACGACATAATTGGATTATAAACTATTTATTAAAGAATATTTTTTAGCCATACTGCTTCATCCTCCCCCATTCGGATCACTTGAGGAAAGCCACGAAGCAAGCGAATAAGATAGCATAGGAGCCTTTGGTGGTTTACTTGTTCCAATAGAAGTATTCAAACTATATACTATCTCAAAATCAGCAAACTTTCTTTTTCTAAGCTCAAGCTTGTTATATAATTTATCGTGAAAAAACAGCTTTGAGTGTGGTGCTTTTTGTACTGCATTGGCTTCAAAATAATTACAACGATCGGATATTTGTTGTACTATATCAGGGTTAACCGACCAGTTCCATCCATTAGGCACAATCTGTTTGTTATATTCCCTTTTAAAATTATTGGAGTAATTTTCTAAAACTGGCCGCATTCCACAGCCATCAGATGACATTGCTACATCCAGCGCCTTGAGGCCATTGCTGCTTTGCTGATGTACATTACACCTGCGCTCTAATATGCATGGTACTTGTAACAACTTCTTTACCATGTCTACATCACGGAACGCAACAGCCAAGAAGAGCGGACAAAGACCTTTTTTATTAAAATACATAGGACAAGCACCTAAGGCAAGTAGGTAGTCTACCAATTTATAATCACGACACAGCACTGCATAGAAAAGCAAAGAATCTTCTTGCTGATCTTTTAGAGACGCCAGATCTTGTGGCGTATAGTTATTGATTTCTCTTTTTTGTATGGTTTCCATGATTTCTATCATAAAATATCCATCGCCATACTCAGCAACATAATGAAGGAGCTCTTCTATTGGAACACCCAATTTTAGGAGATATAAGACAATCTCTTCCCCCCTTATTCGCATCTCGATTTGATGGTCACATCTCTCACATTCGAGATCATATGCATGTTGTTTAGCACATGCCAATAGAGGGTGATAGATCATTTTTGTTACGATGAACAATGGGCTTATACCACGCTTATTTGGCATACTACAGACCTGCATTAGGCTATCAAATCCAGTGTTAGGGGCGGTAAGGTACCACCACTTTAAGGATATTATTATGGACAAATTAGCAGTATTAACTGCTAAGTGCATAATCGTGTTCTGATCTACTCCATACTTTTGTAAAAAAGCTTGCTCCAAGTCAAAGCCATACTTATAAAGTATCTGAAATAATATATCCAACAACTCTTCTGTACATGTATATCCCAATACCTCACCATTATATGAAGTTAACACTTGATCTAACAAAGCCCTTTTAGGATATTGTTTATTATCTTGCTTATTCAACTTATAACCAGTTATTAAACATACTACATCATAAGAGATCGTCTTCAGATGTTCTATCTCTCTTAAGAGCGTACTCAGTAAAAGCCTCAGCTTCTTATAATTACCTGCCTCTATTGCCTTACAAAATAGGGTCTTACCATGCTCGTCCACTTCAAAAAGCTTAGACCTATCTAGGGGTTTCTCGCCTTGCTCTATTTTAGTTGTACCAACATCTTTACCTTCCACACTAGGAACACCTCCAAGCCTATATCTATTACAAGCAGTAATCAACAATCCCACTCCTATATAAATAATTGCTATTAAATGAGTAAATACGAGCATATATGTTTTTAGGCTATAAAGCCTATCATCTACCTTTAATTTTTAAAAAGCATCCTTTTAATGTTAAGTAATTTCTACTATGCATACAAATGATTTAGTGCAGGCATAAGCGGTTTTAGATCAGAAATACTGTAAATTAGCCATATGGCTCCCCTAACTGAAAAACACTACCGATTGGCACTTTCATTGGTGCCAGGTATAGGCTCTGCCCGATTAAAAAAATTATTAGCTTATTTTGGAAGTGGCCAAGCAATATTTGCAGCTGCACATAAAGGGAACAGTTTGCTTCCCTATAAAATAGCCCAATCGATCACTTCAAGCGGTAGCTTGAACGAGGCAGAAAAGATTGTCCAGCTCCATGAAGCAGAGGGCATTCAACTGTTGACAACAGAGGAGGCATCCTATCCCAAACGGTTGCTCGAACTACCAGATGGGCCTTCCCTGCTCTACTACAAGGGGAAACCACTATTGAATGAGCAACGCATAGTTACCATTGTAGGCACCAGGCAATTAACCACTTATGGACAAGCATCAATTACCAAATTCTTAGAGCAACTCCTTCCCTATCAGCCAGTTGTGGTCAGTGGCTTAGCCTATGGGGCAGATATATGGACCCATAAACAAGCATTAGAGATGGGGTTACCTACAATAGCGGTATTGCCAACATGTTTGCATCAAATCTATCCCACTGCGCACAAAAAAATAGCACTAGAAATGTGTGGGGGCAAAGGGGGGTTACTGACAGAATACCCTATAGGCAGTGGACTAGGCGCCCATACCTTTGTGGCACGCAACAGAATTTTAGCTGGCCTAGCAGATGTAACCATAGTGATTGAAGCCAAAGAAAAAAGTGGTGCCTTGATAACTGCCTACTATGCCAACAGCTACCACCGGGAGGTTTTTGCCTTACCGGGTAGTATTTACGCAGCTACTTCTGCAGGATGCCATCGATTGATTAAACGGCATCAGGCACATCTCCTGGCCCATATAGATGACTTAGCTTATATCATGAACTGGACAGTGCACCATCCACCTCAAGCCGATACGTATGCCAATTATCCACTTACGGAATCAGAACAATTGGTCTTAAAACAGTTGCAACAAGCAACGCAACCCATCACGATTGATGGGCTAACCTATATGACCACTCTATCCCCTGGTGCCTTACAAGCAGCATTATTGTCACTAGAATTACAAGGGCTGTTGCGCGCACTGCCGGGCAAACGTTTTACATTAGCCCCTATCTATAAACAATAGACTGCTTGCAAAGCCTACTAAAGATAGGTTTTGAACAAGGTCTAATAGCATTACCAAAGGATAAAGTAGAATTTATGACAAGAATTTAGCTAAATTTGAAACAACTAAAATCTAAATACTATAACATATATATGTTTAAAGTAGCTACCTTATACAAATTTGTGCCCCTAGATGGTCTAGAAGCACTTCAACAGCATCTTCAATCTATATGCAGCGCCCTAACAGGCACCCTACTGATTGCTCCAGAGGGCATTAATGGTACCATTGCTGGATCGCCTGATCTGTTGGATGATGCCATAGCCCAGATAACAACCATGCCACCATTTAGTGACTTGTGGTATCAATATTCTCAAGCGAGGCATAAACCATTTCGCCACTTAAAGGTTAGAGTAAAAAAAGAAATCATAACCATGCACAAGCCAGCGGTTTCATCGATGAAACTACGTGGCCACCACGTCTTGGCTGCAGACTGGCATCGTACCCTGGATAAGGCAGCTGTTCTGGTTGACGTACGCAATGATTACGAACATCGGTTGGGAAGCTTTGAAGGGGCATTGAATCCTAAAACAACCTATTTTAGCCAATTTCCTGACTTTGTTGAAAACCATTTAACGCCCTATAAGGAACAGCCTATTGCTATGTTTTGTACGGGAGGGATCAGGTGTGAAAAGGCATCTGCTTACATGTTGGCCAATGGTTTCAAAGAGGTTTATCAACTTAGTGGTGGCATTCTGCAATATTTAGCCCACACGCGCGAAGAAGCTTCCAGGTGGAAAGGAGAATGTTTTGTTTTTGATGAACGCATCTCTCTAGGCCATGGATTAAAAAAAGGAAACAGCCTACTTTGCTATGGCTGTCGCATGCCTTTAACAACAGCGGATTTAGATGACAATTACCAGCCTGGTATTCGTTGCAAATTTTGTCTAAAAGACAAATAGCCTTTTTTCCGTATCTACAGGGGCATTTTTCTACTATGGCCATAGCGTTGAACGCATACGCTACCTTTGGCTGAAAAAGCAAGTGGCTAATCTATTACCAGCCGCAGCGTCTCCTTCGATAAAAAATGGCGCTCTAGTAGATCTCTTGCAAAACCTACTTTGTGATGAGCAATTTTTAGGAGAAGTGTAGTCGAGCACCGCAGAATACTTAATGTATTTGAGGAGCATAGACAAGCTTCGACACCAAAATTGCCATTAGAAATAGGTTTTGCAAGAGGTCTAGTAAAACACTAACACCTGAGCGATATGTTTTTCAGCCCTCACCCACACCGCGGGTTATACCCAACAGTGTGGGTGAGGGCTAATCTGTTTTTTTACCTTTACGCCACAATTTGTTCAACCAACCGACAAAGGTCGTTATAAGATTCCGCAAAGAGCGGACACATATTACCCGTTGGGCTATTTCTAATACGTATGCGGTTGGCACTCAAGGTTGGACCAAAAAACAGATCTAATTTATGCAGTGGATAACGAAACAACACAGGCGGCTCCTCACCCTTATCAGCAACAGGATCCATTACAATGGCTATTAATTTGCATAACGTATATTTGTCTTTCATCGTAGCAGCCAACGCTATAAAGTTATCTAAACCAGCTGGTATCATATTATTGTGTTCGGGAAGAATCAGAACCAACTTTTCTATCATGGATAGGGTATCTTGTAAAGCAGTTAACTGCTCTTGCTGAATCTCTAAAGGCTGGGAAGATTCTATGAACTTGTCTAAGCTGATTGTTTCTAATTTTGTATCGTACCCCTTGGCTTCTAATGCACCCGCACACCAACAACTAAAATTTTCCGGAAAAGGATTACCAGGCTCAGTTGTAGTGAGAATAAGCACCTTGGTTTTCATGGTGGGGGATTAACATTTAAACTTTTATAGACATACATTATAGACCACTAAAAATAGCCTGGAAGCAATAAGTTTTGCACGAATATAGCAATTATTTGTACAAATAACGTAATATATTTAGTTATTCAGCGCTTTGTTTGGGCATAACTATCCTAGTAGCCAATGATCCAAGCACCATTGGGCCTATTATTTAGGTACGAGTCGATAGAAAGTTATACAGATAATAGAAAAGATAATATTAGGCAGCCATATGTCCAACAGTGGGTGTTCGCTTTGGGTCTCCACTACAATTTTAGCAGATAAAAAGAGGACGATATACAAACAGGCTAAGATACTACCTAAGGTAATGCGCCTGCCTACACTACCTCTAGGCTTATGTACTGCAACCAAAAAACCCAATACAATCAGAATGATAATGGCAAAAGGTGTCATATATCGAATGTGTAACTCTGCTATGAAAAAACGGACGCTTTCGTTACCCTTATAGATCAGTTTTTGAATATGTGAGGTCAGCTCGGGAAGGGTCAACCCATCTTTTAGGTTGGGGTTAATGGAAAAATCTTCTGGGTGCACCTCTAAAGAAATGGTCAAGCGATCTCCTTCTGTAACCTCCTCATGCTTTGGAAAAAAGAGACGTTTTTTCCAAGACCGCACCATCCAAGTCTGCTCCCTTGTAGACCATTGTATCTTTTCAGCATGCAGTCGCTCAACCAATGCATGGTCTTGAAAAGTATCTAAGCTGACATCATATCCCGTATCATTATAGCCATGGTACTTAGCAATATAGAGATATTGATCAGCACCTACTTTAAGTTGTACATAGTCTGATTGAACAAAAAAACCCATGCCAAGATATTCTGTTTCAAACTGAACACGTTGCTTATTCGAACTAGCTAGCAACCAACCCGTTAGGTAAAAATTACCTCCAGTAAGGAACAGTGCAATAATGATATAGGGTGTGATGATGCGATGCAAACTAATGCCACTACTTAATAGGGCAATAATCTCTGACCGCTTTGCCAATCTAGTGGTCACCCAGATCGTAGTCCAAAAGACAATAATAGGGACTAAAAGATTCACTATGTAGGGAACCAGTACGCAATAATAGCTAAATACCTGCAAAAATGAAAGGTGGTGCTTTGTAAAGCTGCTGACATTTTCCGCTACATGAATGACAACAATCACTAGCGTAACAATGGTCAGTACAACAAAAAAAGTGGAAAAAAACTTCTTAAAAATATATCGATCTAGTAGCTTCATGTTGATTAGATTTTTTCCATGATGGTTTTAACCATATGGTTCTTCCATGCGGCAAAGTTACCTTGTTGAATTTGCACGCTAGCTTGACGCACCAGCCACAGATAAAAAGTTAGGTTATGCACACTGGCCAATTGCGCTCCTAATAGTTCTTTAGTGGTAATCAAGTGGCGCAGATAGGCTTTTGAATAATAGCCACTGACAGGGCCGCCCAGTGCGGCATCTATAGGGCTAAAGTCATGCGCCCATTTTCTATTTTTAATGTTTACGATGCCTTGTGTAGTGAACAACGTACCATTGCGTCCATTTCGAGTGGGCATAACGCAGTCAAACATATCTACACCTAATGCAATGCACTCTAAAAGATCCAGCGGAGTGCCCACGCCCATTAAATAACGTGGTTTATCTCTGGGTAAAATGGAACAAACCAATTCTGTAATCTCATAGAGTTGGCCAGTAGGATGGCATACCCCTCCTATGGCATTGCCAGGCCTATCTGCTGCAGCAATGGTTTCTGCAGATTGTACCCGCAAATCTTTATAAATGCTGCCTTGGACAATCGGGAAAAGCGTCTGATGGGCATACTGTTCCGTTAAGGTAGCATCGAAATAGTCTATCCCCCTTTTGAGCCAGCGATGGGTACGCTCCATAGAATCCTTTGCATAGTGGTAGCTGCAAGGATAAGGCGTACACTCATCCAATACCATCATGATATCAGAGCCAATACTGCGTTGAATGTCTACTACACTTTCTGGTGTAAAGAGATGGCTGGACCCATCTATATGGGAACGAAAGGTGACCCCTGCCTCTGTAAGCTTGCGATTGCCTGCTAAAGAGTAGACCTGATAGCCCCCGCTATCGGTTAATATGGGACGATGCCATCCCATAAAAGCGTGCAGGCCTCCTGCTCCATCTAAGATTTTAGTACCTGGACGCAGATAAAGGTGGTAGGTATTGCCTAAGATAATATCAGCATCGAGCTGGTCCTGTAGTACTTGCTGTGGAATAGCTTTTACCGACCCAATTGTGCCTACTGGCATAAAAATAGGCGTACGGATGGTGCCTCTACTAGTAGTGATCAGCCCTGCTCTAGCCTTAGAATGGGGATCTTCGTGTTCTACTAAAAACTGCAATGAAGTATAGATGATTATATTTTTATTCAGTAACCTATGCATTATAGTAGGCAAAAAAACCTACCTATCTGAAATCCCTTGTGGATGTCAGGTCAAATATATGGCTTTTTACCTTTATCCTGCATGCGAGGCCGCCAGCACAAACTGGAAAATAGCAATAAAGTCCATAATTTACCTTAAATTAGTAAAATGAGCAGATATACATATCATGCACCTTTATGCCATCATTTAGACTTCTTTCGAAACGCTACTTCTGCTGGTAATTTGCAAGTCGATTCAGTGCTTAACTCCTCACGTACATCTAGTACGCTTTGGTTTTGCGCGCTGTGTCTTCTACAAACTCCTGAGCGCAAGCATATTTCGAAAGCAGTCTATTGCAGCTGGTGATGTATACCGCTTATTACCAATTCCGTTAAGCGGCCATTCCATTTAATACAAAAGATTTCTATGCAACTTCGTGCTGATTCATTAATCAAGGAATACAAAGGTCGTAAGGTAGTAAAAGGCATCTCACTGACCGTTTCTTCTGGGGAAATTGTAGGGTTACTAGGCCCTAATGGGGCAGGCAAAACCACTACCTTCTATATGACAGTTGGGCTGATCAAGCCAAATAGTGGCAATATTTATTTAGACGAAACCTGCATCACACCATTGCCCCTATACAAACGTGCCCAAAAGGGGATTAGCTATCTACCCCAGGAGGCCTCTGTTTTTAGACAATTAACAGTAGAGGAAAACATTATGGCAGTACTGGAAATGCGTGGTCTTTCGAAACAGGAACGCAAAGAAAAACTAGATGGTTTATTAGAAGAGTTTAGCATTACCCATATACGGAAAAGTAAGGGGAATGTACTTTCTGGAGGGGAACGTCGCCGTACAGAAATAGCTAGAGCGTTGGCTACCGACCCTAAATTTGTATTGCTAGACGAACCCTTTGCAGGTGTAGATCCTATTGCTGTAGAAGAGATCCAACTGCTTATCGCCAAACTCAAGCACAATAACATTGGTGTGCTGATTACCGATCACAATGTAGATGAAACCCTTTCCATTACGAATAGAGCTTATTTGATGTTTGCCGGTACATTGCTTAAAGCAGGCACTGCAGAAGAATTAGCAGAAGATGAACAGGTACGTAGGCTTTATCTTGGAGAAAAATTTGAATTAAAACGTTATGAATAACCTGAATGATGAGGCTATAAAGGCGCAATATCAAGTAGTTATTGGGTTAGAGATCCATATTCAACTGCTCACTGAGAGTAAAATGTTTTCCTCAGATAGGGCTGAATATGGTGCGCTTCCCAATACGAACCTGAGTCCTGTTACATTGGCCTGCCCTGGCACATTGCCTAGAGTCAATAAGAAAGCATTTGACTATGCGATCAAGTTAGGGTTGGCTTGTGGCTCCACCATCACAGATGTAAACCTTTTTGCAAGAAAGAGTTATTTCTATCCAGACTTACCGAAAGGCTTTCAAATCACGCAAGATACCACCCCTATTTGCCGAGGGGGCTTTGTAAACATTTATTCAAATGAGGGGGTGAAAAAAAAAATCCCACTGATCCGCATGCATCTAGAAGAAGACACTGGCAAGTCATTACATGGCATAGTGGAGGACATTACCTTATTGGATTATAACCGTGCAGGAACGCCTTTATTAGAATTGGTTACCGCGCCAGCGCTCACCACAGGGGAAGAAGCCTATCAGTTTTTAGCTGAAATCCGCAAATTGGTTCGGTATTTAGAGATTTGTGATGGCAATATGGAAGAGGCTTCTTTGCGTTGTGATGCCAATATCTCAGTAGCCCCCAAGGAATCCAATCGCTTAGGTACGAGAGTAGAGGTTAAAAACATGAATTCCATGCGCAATGTTCAGCTGGCCATTGCTTATGAGATCGATCGACAAATCGCACGGTTAGAAGCAGGCGAACCGGTGATTGCAGAAACCAGGAACTTTCAAGCGGCTTCGGGTGAAACGGTTAGCCTACGTGCCAAAGAGAGCGCTAGTGAGTACCGTTATTTTCCAGAACCAGACATTCCGCCTATATGGGTTTCACAGGAATGGATAGCGCGCATTCGAAGGACGATGCCTTTGTTGCCAAGCGCCTATTTCAAAAAATTTGTAGGGGTATATGGCCTTTCAGATTATACCGCTTCGGTACTTACTGAAAACAAAGCTTTTGCAATATTGTTTGATGAGCTATGTCAGCATACTACCCACTATACTGCTGCCGCCAATTGGTTGTTGGGGCCTGTTAAAGGGTATTTGAACGAGCTATCGCTTTCTTTAGAGGATTTTCCCTTAACGGTAGACCGTTTTGTTGCATTGATCACCTTGGTAGAAAGCGGCATGGTGAGTTTTTCTGTTGCGGCCAGTCAAA from Cardinium endosymbiont of Philonthus spinipes includes the following:
- the sufB gene encoding Fe-S cluster assembly protein SufB, encoding MMEAQDILDVVTSSDYQYGFESNIPVDAIPKGLTEATIRLIAEKKNEPDWLLERRLQAFHHLSKLKEPIWAKVTYPPIDYQNIIYYAAPKQKVQLNSLEEADPALLATFKRLGISLEEQKRLAGVAMDVVLDSVSVATTFKDTLNRLGIIFCSFSEAVQKHPDLVQKYLGKVVPMTDNYFATLNTAVFSDGSFCYIPKGVHCPMELSTYFRINASNTGQFERTLIVAEEDAYVSYLEGCTAPMRDEHQLHAAVVEIYAEKGAHVKYATVQNWYPGNADGVGGVYNFVTKRGLCAGAHAKISWTQVETGSAITWKYPSCILMGDHSVGEFYSVAVTKNKQQADTGTKMIHLGKHTKSRIVAKGIAAGQSNNSYRGLVKLAAGAAHATNFSQCDSLLMGNSCGAHTFPYIEVKNPTGKVAHEATTSKISEEQLFYCNQRGIDHENAIALIVNGYCKEVLNQLPMEFAVEAQKLLALTLEGSVG
- a CDS encoding sodium:solute symporter family protein — protein: MSFDIPLFTIISFLLCTAVIVCCSIKRFTNFRIYAVGDRQFSTVSLVTTTLATYYGGATLIEHLTKFSLGPFWFSWRLGGILLPCLVLSGLSMRMSKFIYHISMTETMGRVYGRYPRIITALLGCCHSITFVATQVYIISQVISGCISSVHPLIITILATVMLIAYTIFGGARAVVLTDIWQFSIFVVLLCLFAWFICIKTGRPLSETLLLKKDMWNNSLVGQSKLGIMFRYLAVIFAFIEPGYMQHMYMSSTPSQAKKVFLYAGIIGFCIMLCCIVAGAFVAAWVPSSVPINGIFKYIMGHASPLLKGVLCVCLLALTMSTADSRLHICAVMISYDILPVLLRARFRRHLSCRHYYRVAYISILVIATLTIILCVNSAYLSTLRRMTNVLHRFYMPIVAAPFILAVLGFHSSSLAALIGMVAGVLSVVSWRKWVAPLLFTDSSTFPCVLVNGLTMLAVHYLWPRSKRAKSICSTLWP
- a CDS encoding ankyrin repeat domain-containing protein, producing MLVFTHLIAIIYIGVGLLITACNRYRLGGVPSVEGKDVGTTKIEQGEKPLDRSKLFEVDEHGKTLFCKAIEAGNYKKLRLLLSTLLREIEHLKTISYDVVCLITGYKLNKQDNKQYPKRALLDQVLTSYNGEVLGYTCTEELLDILFQILYKYGFDLEQAFLQKYGVDQNTIMHLAVNTANLSIIISLKWWYLTAPNTGFDSLMQVCSMPNKRGISPLFIVTKMIYHPLLACAKQHAYDLECERCDHQIEMRIRGEEIVLYLLKLGVPIEELLHYVAEYGDGYFMIEIMETIQKREINNYTPQDLASLKDQQEDSLLFYAVLCRDYKLVDYLLALGACPMYFNKKGLCPLFLAVAFRDVDMVKKLLQVPCILERRCNVHQQSSNGLKALDVAMSSDGCGMRPVLENYSNNFKREYNKQIVPNGWNWSVNPDIVQQISDRCNYFEANAVQKAPHSKLFFHDKLYNKLELRKRKFADFEIVYSLNTSIGTSKPPKAPMLSYSLASWLSSSDPNGGG
- the dprA gene encoding DNA-processing protein DprA; this encodes MAPLTEKHYRLALSLVPGIGSARLKKLLAYFGSGQAIFAAAHKGNSLLPYKIAQSITSSGSLNEAEKIVQLHEAEGIQLLTTEEASYPKRLLELPDGPSLLYYKGKPLLNEQRIVTIVGTRQLTTYGQASITKFLEQLLPYQPVVVSGLAYGADIWTHKQALEMGLPTIAVLPTCLHQIYPTAHKKIALEMCGGKGGLLTEYPIGSGLGAHTFVARNRILAGLADVTIVIEAKEKSGALITAYYANSYHREVFALPGSIYAATSAGCHRLIKRHQAHLLAHIDDLAYIMNWTVHHPPQADTYANYPLTESEQLVLKQLQQATQPITIDGLTYMTTLSPGALQAALLSLELQGLLRALPGKRFTLAPIYKQ
- a CDS encoding rhodanese-related sulfurtransferase — encoded protein: MFKVATLYKFVPLDGLEALQQHLQSICSALTGTLLIAPEGINGTIAGSPDLLDDAIAQITTMPPFSDLWYQYSQARHKPFRHLKVRVKKEIITMHKPAVSSMKLRGHHVLAADWHRTLDKAAVLVDVRNDYEHRLGSFEGALNPKTTYFSQFPDFVENHLTPYKEQPIAMFCTGGIRCEKASAYMLANGFKEVYQLSGGILQYLAHTREEASRWKGECFVFDERISLGHGLKKGNSLLCYGCRMPLTTADLDDNYQPGIRCKFCLKDK
- a CDS encoding LptF/LptG family permease codes for the protein MKLLDRYIFKKFFSTFFVVLTIVTLVIVVIHVAENVSSFTKHHLSFLQVFSYYCVLVPYIVNLLVPIIVFWTTIWVTTRLAKRSEIIALLSSGISLHRIITPYIIIALFLTGGNFYLTGWLLASSNKQRVQFETEYLGMGFFVQSDYVQLKVGADQYLYIAKYHGYNDTGYDVSLDTFQDHALVERLHAEKIQWSTREQTWMVRSWKKRLFFPKHEEVTEGDRLTISLEVHPEDFSINPNLKDGLTLPELTSHIQKLIYKGNESVRFFIAELHIRYMTPFAIIILIVLGFLVAVHKPRGSVGRRITLGSILACLYIVLFLSAKIVVETQSEHPLLDIWLPNIIFSIICITFYRLVPK
- the tgt gene encoding tRNA guanosine(34) transglycosylase Tgt, which produces MQFLVEHEDPHSKARAGLITTSRGTIRTPIFMPVGTIGSVKAIPQQVLQDQLDADIILGNTYHLYLRPGTKILDGAGGLHAFMGWHRPILTDSGGYQVYSLAGNRKLTEAGVTFRSHIDGSSHLFTPESVVDIQRSIGSDIMMVLDECTPYPCSYHYAKDSMERTHRWLKRGIDYFDATLTEQYAHQTLFPIVQGSIYKDLRVQSAETIAAADRPGNAIGGVCHPTGQLYEITELVCSILPRDKPRYLMGVGTPLDLLECIALGVDMFDCVMPTRNGRNGTLFTTQGIVNIKNRKWAHDFSPIDAALGGPVSGYYSKAYLRHLITTKELLGAQLASVHNLTFYLWLVRQASVQIQQGNFAAWKNHMVKTIMEKI
- the lptB gene encoding LPS export ABC transporter ATP-binding protein; protein product: MQLRADSLIKEYKGRKVVKGISLTVSSGEIVGLLGPNGAGKTTTFYMTVGLIKPNSGNIYLDETCITPLPLYKRAQKGISYLPQEASVFRQLTVEENIMAVLEMRGLSKQERKEKLDGLLEEFSITHIRKSKGNVLSGGERRRTEIARALATDPKFVLLDEPFAGVDPIAVEEIQLLIAKLKHNNIGVLITDHNVDETLSITNRAYLMFAGTLLKAGTAEELAEDEQVRRLYLGEKFELKRYE